TCCGGGCTCCGGCAGGGAAGACTTGGTCATTTATGCGCCTTCCCCTGCAAACGGATACGCGGATCGAGGATCGCCAGCGCGATATCGGAAATCAACACGCCAATAACGGTCAAAACGGCCAGGAACATCAGGAATGTACCGGCCAGATACATATCCTGACTCTGCAGGGCGGAGATGAGCAGCGGACCGGTGGTTTCCAGTGAAAGGACGATAGCGACGACCTCAGCACCGGATACAATTGCCGGAAGAATGCTGCCGATATCGGCAATGAAGAAGTTCAGCGACATGCGGAACGGGTATTTTAAAACAGCCTTGACCGGCGGCACGCCCTTGGCTCGAGCGGTGATCACATATTGCTTTTTCAATTCGTCGAGCAGGTTGGCGCGGATGCGTCTGATCATTGCCGCGGTGCCTGCGGTTCCGATCACGATGACAGGAATCACCATGTGTTCCATAATGGAGCCGAATTTCGCAAGGCTCATCGGTTCGTTGATGTATTTCGGATCCATCAGACCGCCGATTGACGTCCCGAACCAGACCTTGGCGAAATACATCATGATCAGCGCCAGAAGAAAATTGGGTGTTGCCAGGCCGAGAAGACCCAGGAACGTAAAGCCGTAGTCACCCATGGAATACTTGTGGGTCGCCGAATAGATACCGATGGGAAATGCAATCACCCAGGTGAATATGATTGTCACGAAAGACAACAGCATCGTCAGGAACAACCGGCTGCCGATCAGTTCCGATACGGGACGCTCATATTCGAACGAGTAACCAAAATCACCGTGGAACATACCCCACACCCAAGTGAAGTATCGCTGCCAAACCGGTTTATCGAAACCATATTCGACCCTGAGATATTCAATCTTCTTCGGATCAATCGTCTCGCCAGAGGCCTCAAGTTCAGCGACATAACTTTCAAAGAAGTCACCCGGCGGAAGTTCGACAATCGTGTAGATCAGCACGCTGGCGATTGCCAGCGTGGGGATCATCGCGAGAAAACGAAGAAAGATGTATTTCAGCATCTACCTTCTATTCCGCAAACCAGAATGTGTCCGGCCGGTATACGCCGAAAAACGATGACGGAGCCCAGGAATAGATACCCGTCTCCGGCACATTTTGCAGCTTGCTGTTGATCACGACAGGCTGGATGACTTCCCTGGTCGTGCCGATCGAGAACACTTCCTCGGAATAAATCTCCAGCATCTCCGACCAAATGGCTTCACGTTGCGCGTCATTGGTTGATGCACGCCAGGCGTTATAGAGCTCAAGCAGGCGTTTGACGGATGGTAGGCTTGGCGGTTCGCCGGCCTTTCCACCTGTCTGGGTGTACTGGCCCCAGACCGGCCAGTTTGGTTGAGCGGGTGAAACAGGCGCCAGCTCTTCCGGGTTGAGGTCTGGTGTTGCGAGGCCGATATTGAGCCCCTTGGAGACAGTCATCATCGTCTCGCCGGTCAAAAAGCGGCGTCGGTGAATGTCACGCTGCAACGATCGGGTGAAGATGCGTATGCCCAGTTCGTCCCAGTGATAACGGATTAATTCCAGCGCGTCGGTCTGTTCCGTGCTCTCGCCGGCGCTTTCAATGATGATTTCCATCGGGCGTCCGTCCGGCAGCAGGCGCGTGCCCTCGGCATTCTTTTTGTTCAGACCAAGGTCATCCAGCATCCTGTTCGCAAGTTCGGTGTCATGCTGAACCCAGCTCGTACCAAGCGATTCCTTGTAAAGCGGCGATGCTTCAAGGACGGTGTCGGCACCCGGCTTTGCCATGCCGAAGAACAATTGTTCGTTCAGCTCGTTGCGGTTTACTCCGATCGAAAGCGCGCGGCGGAAATCGCGGTTCTGAAAAAGATCGCGCCAGGCCTCATCCTTGTAGTTCAGGTTGGGATAAAGCGAAATCTGCGAGGCAATGCCGGCACGCCAGGGAAGAACGCGATAGCCCTGCTTGCCTTCGCCCTCCTTGAGGAAGGTAAAGTTGTCGAACCGCAGATAACGTGCTTGCAGGTCGCTTTCGCCGGCGCCGGTCTTTGCCGGCACAATATCGGTTGATCCCATCAGCAGTACGACTTCGTCGATATAGGGAAGCTGCTGCCCGTCCGGGTCAACGCGGTGATAATAAGGGTTGCGCTGGAACACCATGCGCTTTGAAGGGCCGGCGGTGGTGTTGTGCCAGGGCTGCAGCGTCGGCATTTCCGGGTTTTCCGGACGGTACTGCCGCCCAAGGCCCGTATGCATTGCGGCCCAGTTCCGATAGCCGAGTTCTTCGGCTTTCTTTTCCACTTCTCCCCTGTCCGAGTAGGTGGGGTGAAACTGCTTCATGAAATGCGCGGGCTTGTAAATATATGTGGCGCGCGGATAGGCAAGACCGAGCGGAAAAGCCGGATTTGGCTCCTCCCACGTATAGCGGATCGTGTGGTCGTCAATAACCTCGAATGTCGGCGGTTTGCCGTTGGAAAGCAGTACCTGCGGCAGGCCGGCGCGTGTCAATTCCTCATTGTTGACGACATCATCCCAGTAGTAGCGGAAGTCTTCTGCAGTAAAGGGATGCCCGTCGGACCATTTATGCCCCTTACGCAGGCGAAGGGTGAATATACGCCCCTCCTCCACCTCAAAGCTTTCGAGGATATCCGGCTTGAGAGCAAATTTTTCGTCGAAACCAACCAGCCGCGCGTAACCGTAGACGGTCATCATGCGGATGTCCTTGGCTTTGCCCATCAGCATTTCCATGCTGCAGCAATATCTGCCGATGCTTCGGCCATTGGCCTCAAAATTCACCACCAGCGGCTGTTCCGGCAGACGCTCGCTCATCGGCGGCAGATCCCCGGACTGGACCATTGGTTCAAGTATGGGCGGCTCTTTTAGCGCTGCGGCCGCCGCAGCTCCCGTAAGAACCGCTGTACAGAGTACAGCCAGGAATTTGCTTACAAGTGAAATGTGCTTCAACATCATGCTACCAGCCTTGTCGTATCACAGTTTGGGCGCACAAGAACGTAATGGTCCTCGCCGACCTCAAGCATTTGCATTTCCGCCCCGGGTCCTTCCGGGATGAACCGTTCATCCCACTTCTCCGATGCGCTGGATGAGAGGATATCGGCGTGTCCCAGCGCCAGCGGGCAAGCCAAATCCGTTGTGGGAATGGATTGCAATAGACTTAGAGTATAGGGGTGTACGGGGTTTTGGAACAATACCCGGCCAGGAGCGATCTCTACGATTCGTCCTCGACGCATGACCGCGACGCGATCAGCCACGTAGTTAACAACTGCTAGGTTATGGGAAATGAAGATACTCGTCAGATTCAGC
This portion of the Hoeflea prorocentri genome encodes:
- a CDS encoding ABC transporter substrate-binding protein gives rise to the protein MSERLPEQPLVVNFEANGRSIGRYCCSMEMLMGKAKDIRMMTVYGYARLVGFDEKFALKPDILESFEVEEGRIFTLRLRKGHKWSDGHPFTAEDFRYYWDDVVNNEELTRAGLPQVLLSNGKPPTFEVIDDHTIRYTWEEPNPAFPLGLAYPRATYIYKPAHFMKQFHPTYSDRGEVEKKAEELGYRNWAAMHTGLGRQYRPENPEMPTLQPWHNTTAGPSKRMVFQRNPYYHRVDPDGQQLPYIDEVVLLMGSTDIVPAKTGAGESDLQARYLRFDNFTFLKEGEGKQGYRVLPWRAGIASQISLYPNLNYKDEAWRDLFQNRDFRRALSIGVNRNELNEQLFFGMAKPGADTVLEASPLYKESLGTSWVQHDTELANRMLDDLGLNKKNAEGTRLLPDGRPMEIIIESAGESTEQTDALELIRYHWDELGIRIFTRSLQRDIHRRRFLTGETMMTVSKGLNIGLATPDLNPEELAPVSPAQPNWPVWGQYTQTGGKAGEPPSLPSVKRLLELYNAWRASTNDAQREAIWSEMLEIYSEEVFSIGTTREVIQPVVINSKLQNVPETGIYSWAPSSFFGVYRPDTFWFAE
- a CDS encoding ABC transporter permease; the protein is MLKYIFLRFLAMIPTLAIASVLIYTIVELPPGDFFESYVAELEASGETIDPKKIEYLRVEYGFDKPVWQRYFTWVWGMFHGDFGYSFEYERPVSELIGSRLFLTMLLSFVTIIFTWVIAFPIGIYSATHKYSMGDYGFTFLGLLGLATPNFLLALIMMYFAKVWFGTSIGGLMDPKYINEPMSLAKFGSIMEHMVIPVIVIGTAGTAAMIRRIRANLLDELKKQYVITARAKGVPPVKAVLKYPFRMSLNFFIADIGSILPAIVSGAEVVAIVLSLETTGPLLISALQSQDMYLAGTFLMFLAVLTVIGVLISDIALAILDPRIRLQGKAHK